A genomic segment from Alkalilimnicola ehrlichii MLHE-1 encodes:
- a CDS encoding topoisomerase DNA-binding C4 zinc finger domain-containing protein, with protein MLSESEVQDLLSQIKSGRLEPTRKTHRQHVQQLRSRSDPTAERKCPRCGNDMVLRTAKRGANAGNQFWGCSGYPKCRAVQSVS; from the coding sequence GTGCTGAGTGAGTCCGAGGTACAAGACCTCCTGTCGCAGATCAAGTCTGGCCGATTGGAGCCAACACGGAAGACGCATCGCCAGCACGTCCAACAGCTCCGGTCTCGGTCCGACCCGACGGCAGAGCGGAAGTGTCCCAGGTGTGGTAACGACATGGTCTTGCGCACGGCCAAGCGGGGCGCGAATGCAGGCAATCAATTCTGGGGTTGCTCGGGGTATCCCAAATGCAGGGCCGTTCAAAGTGTCAGTTAG
- a CDS encoding IS1634 family transposase, which translates to MYTRITKSGPRRYLQLVEGYRDANGKVKQRVVASLGRLDQLEAADLEPLIKGLQRAVGRPESLPEAPQFETARAFGDVWTLHQLWQELGLDGALKRALRSSRRQFDAEALIRAMVFNRLAEPSSKRGTLEWLRESTSMPGLDASTVHHEQLLRAMDALEDHKEAVERAVAGQLRPLLDQDLSVIFYDLTTVRIHGTHAMEDDIRQHGLSKDTAGIGRQFALGVVQTAEGLPIAHEVFEGNVAETRTLAPMIERLLERFALARVVVVADRGLLSFDNIDTLEALGVEQGLTVDYILAVPARRYGDFTEVMESLHTQLETAVTEPSQDVVTETTWQGRRLVVAHNAERAAEQSAQRRQTIEELDALGAQLAERLDNQDAGQPGRGRRSTDRSAYQRFHKAVLERRMSAIIKADLGSPQFSYTIDEPAWAAAERLDGKLLLVTSLTDMGAEAVVERYRSLADIERGFRVLKSEIEIAPVYHRLPERIRAHAMICFLALVLYRVLRGRLKAAGSACSPEKLLRSLRQIQRHTVRVGSRAYEGLTRPNQEQLDLFEAAGVEVPKAPR; encoded by the coding sequence ATGTACACGCGCATCACAAAGTCCGGCCCGCGCCGCTATTTGCAGTTGGTCGAGGGCTACCGAGACGCCAACGGCAAGGTTAAACAGCGTGTGGTAGCCAGCCTGGGTCGCCTTGATCAGCTTGAGGCAGCTGACCTGGAGCCGCTCATCAAGGGACTCCAACGGGCGGTGGGGCGTCCTGAATCATTGCCTGAAGCGCCTCAGTTCGAGACCGCCCGCGCCTTTGGCGATGTGTGGACCCTCCATCAGCTCTGGCAGGAGTTAGGCCTGGATGGGGCCTTGAAACGGGCTCTGCGCTCCTCCCGACGACAGTTCGATGCCGAGGCACTCATCCGAGCCATGGTTTTCAACCGCCTCGCTGAGCCGAGCAGCAAACGCGGCACGCTGGAGTGGTTGCGCGAGAGCACCAGCATGCCCGGGCTCGATGCCTCGACCGTGCACCACGAGCAACTCCTGCGTGCCATGGATGCGTTGGAGGACCACAAGGAGGCCGTGGAGCGTGCGGTAGCCGGCCAGTTGCGGCCGCTGCTTGACCAGGATCTCAGCGTCATCTTTTACGATCTCACCACGGTACGCATCCACGGCACCCATGCGATGGAAGACGATATCCGTCAGCATGGCCTCAGCAAGGACACCGCCGGTATTGGCCGCCAATTTGCGCTGGGGGTGGTCCAGACTGCCGAAGGCCTGCCGATCGCCCACGAGGTCTTCGAGGGGAATGTCGCCGAGACGCGCACCCTGGCCCCAATGATTGAACGTCTGCTGGAGCGTTTCGCGCTCGCCCGCGTGGTAGTGGTCGCCGACCGCGGCCTGCTCAGCTTCGATAACATCGACACTCTGGAGGCACTGGGCGTCGAGCAGGGGCTGACGGTCGACTACATTCTGGCTGTACCCGCCCGGCGTTACGGGGACTTCACCGAGGTGATGGAGTCTCTGCATACGCAACTGGAAACCGCCGTCACCGAGCCTAGTCAGGACGTGGTGACCGAAACCACCTGGCAGGGCCGACGCCTGGTGGTGGCCCACAATGCCGAACGGGCCGCCGAGCAGAGCGCGCAGCGTCGGCAGACCATCGAAGAGCTTGACGCCCTTGGTGCCCAACTCGCCGAGCGACTCGATAATCAGGATGCTGGCCAGCCCGGTCGTGGGCGGCGTTCCACCGACCGTAGTGCCTACCAGCGCTTCCACAAGGCCGTGCTGGAGAGGCGCATGAGCGCGATCATCAAGGCCGATCTCGGCTCGCCGCAATTCAGCTACACCATCGATGAGCCCGCCTGGGCGGCTGCCGAACGTCTGGACGGCAAGCTACTGCTGGTTACCAGCCTCACCGACATGGGGGCGGAAGCTGTGGTAGAGCGTTACCGCTCCCTGGCCGATATCGAGCGTGGATTCCGGGTACTCAAGAGCGAGATTGAAATCGCGCCGGTCTACCACCGGCTGCCGGAGCGCATTCGGGCGCACGCGATGATTTGCTTCCTCGCGCTGGTGCTCTACCGGGTCTTGCGCGGGCGCCTCAAGGCCGCCGGCAGCGCCTGCTCACCGGAAAAGCTGCTACGGAGCCTGCGGCAAATCCAGCGGCACACGGTGCGTGTGGGTAGCCGCGCCTACGAAGGGCTTACCCGACCCAACCAGGAACAGCTGGACCTTTTCGAAGCCGCCGGCGTGGAGGTTCCGAAGGCCCCGCGTTGA